From a single Kitasatospora azatica KCTC 9699 genomic region:
- a CDS encoding protein phosphatase 2C domain-containing protein yields the protein MAPQHGSDDPDGPARPAPKPHWRLLTCGVRGPRKARYQDWVDGGVGRSFGVLVAVADGHGSAAHTRSHQGAKFAVEVFLELAAEFARLALDGGSALAQLRTQAQQRMPWNIVRAWEQRCAQDLREDPLEGRPAPAAGEKPSRRDLVPYGSTLLGAVITPGLVVAWQLGDGELTLVNLDGTGPLLPLAPEQPELGDETDSLCSRDAAQLIRVHWSPIAGAAQPPGLLMLSTDGLSKSFADQSGFEEFATGLYQRLEQGGPGPVRAQLGQWLSQAATYSGDDTTLVAAWYDRRAGLPVEEPDDSVYRQDLPSSSEDPS from the coding sequence GTGGCGCCGCAGCACGGGAGTGACGACCCGGACGGTCCGGCACGACCCGCTCCCAAGCCCCACTGGCGGCTGCTGACCTGCGGTGTGCGCGGCCCCCGGAAGGCGCGCTATCAGGACTGGGTGGACGGCGGCGTGGGGCGGTCGTTCGGTGTGCTGGTGGCGGTGGCCGACGGTCACGGCTCGGCGGCACACACCCGCAGCCACCAGGGCGCGAAGTTCGCCGTCGAGGTCTTCCTGGAACTGGCCGCGGAGTTCGCCCGGCTGGCGCTGGACGGCGGTTCGGCCCTGGCCCAACTGCGCACCCAGGCCCAGCAGCGGATGCCGTGGAACATCGTCCGGGCCTGGGAGCAGCGGTGTGCCCAGGACCTGCGCGAGGACCCGTTGGAGGGCCGGCCGGCTCCGGCAGCCGGCGAGAAGCCGAGCCGGCGGGACCTGGTGCCCTACGGCAGCACCCTGCTGGGCGCGGTGATCACCCCCGGGCTGGTTGTGGCCTGGCAGTTGGGCGACGGCGAGCTGACCCTGGTGAACCTGGACGGCACCGGCCCGCTGCTGCCGCTCGCCCCCGAGCAGCCCGAGCTCGGGGACGAGACCGACTCGCTGTGCAGTCGGGACGCGGCCCAGCTGATCCGGGTCCACTGGTCGCCGATCGCGGGCGCCGCGCAGCCGCCAGGCCTGCTGATGCTCTCCACCGACGGGCTCTCCAAGAGCTTCGCCGACCAGTCGGGGTTCGAGGAGTTCGCCACCGGGCTGTACCAGCGGCTCGAGCAGGGCGGGCCGGGGCCGGTGCGGGCGCAGCTCGGCCAGTGGCTGAGCCAGGCGGCGACCTACTCCGGCGACGACACCACCCTGGTGGCGGCCTGGTACGACCGCCGCGCCGGCCTGCCGGTCGAGGAGCCCGACGACAGCGTGTACCGCCAGGATCTACCCAGCAGTTCGGAGGACCCTTCATGA
- a CDS encoding protein kinase domain-containing protein, which yields MSNGMLETGATLATESGGTVTVLGLLGAGGQGEVYQVRTQRGDRALKWYYPESASPRQRQIVEDLVARGFADTRFLWPEEVVVGQDGLFGYLMGLRPDRYQGLPKLFRRQLKTTTRALLTAGVHMVEGYKALHSQGVAYRDISWGNVFFDPADGSVLICDNDNAVPEGADSGITGTMNFMAPELVRGDQGAMPRTQTDLHSLAVLLFMLLMNHHPLEGRLELGIKCKDEAAERRLYGTQPIFVFDPQDASNRPDPIEQATVLATWAATPLVLRRLFEQNFVEGLRDPGRRVRESQWRDALSQVLDTMVDCAACGRANMTEPAGAVPGTCWSCGRTLVLPPKLLVTTSSPRVTRIVRLGRGAQLFRHHLVGEPTRHDFTAAAVIAELGENPQRPGRFGLTNRSGTEWTSRKSDGSLLAVAPGRTVPLRDGLLVDLGGGAEALVQVG from the coding sequence ATGAGTAACGGCATGCTCGAGACCGGCGCGACCCTGGCCACCGAGTCCGGCGGGACCGTGACCGTGCTGGGGCTGCTCGGTGCCGGCGGCCAGGGCGAGGTCTACCAGGTGCGGACGCAGCGGGGCGACCGGGCGCTCAAGTGGTACTACCCGGAGAGCGCCAGCCCCCGGCAGCGGCAGATCGTCGAGGACCTGGTGGCCCGCGGCTTCGCCGACACCCGGTTCCTCTGGCCCGAGGAGGTGGTGGTCGGCCAGGACGGCCTCTTCGGCTACCTGATGGGGCTGCGGCCGGACCGCTACCAGGGTCTGCCGAAGCTGTTCCGGCGCCAGTTGAAGACCACCACCCGGGCGCTGCTCACCGCGGGCGTGCACATGGTCGAGGGATACAAGGCGCTGCACTCCCAGGGCGTGGCCTACCGCGACATCTCCTGGGGGAACGTCTTCTTCGACCCGGCCGACGGTTCGGTGCTGATCTGCGACAACGACAACGCCGTTCCCGAGGGCGCCGATTCGGGCATCACCGGCACCATGAACTTCATGGCGCCCGAGCTGGTCCGCGGCGACCAGGGCGCGATGCCGCGCACCCAGACCGACCTGCACTCGCTCGCCGTGCTGCTCTTCATGCTGCTGATGAACCACCACCCGCTCGAGGGCAGGCTGGAGTTGGGCATCAAGTGCAAGGACGAGGCGGCCGAGCGACGGCTCTACGGCACCCAGCCGATCTTCGTCTTCGACCCGCAGGACGCCTCCAACCGCCCCGACCCGATCGAGCAGGCCACCGTGCTGGCGACCTGGGCGGCGACGCCCCTGGTGCTGCGTCGCCTGTTCGAGCAGAACTTCGTGGAAGGACTGCGCGATCCGGGCCGCCGGGTGCGCGAGTCGCAGTGGCGGGACGCGCTCAGCCAGGTGCTGGACACCATGGTGGACTGCGCGGCCTGCGGGCGGGCGAACATGACGGAGCCGGCCGGCGCGGTGCCCGGGACCTGCTGGTCCTGCGGTCGCACCCTGGTGCTCCCGCCCAAGCTGCTGGTGACGACGAGCAGTCCGCGGGTCACCCGGATCGTGCGGCTCGGCCGCGGCGCCCAGCTGTTCAGGCACCACCTGGTGGGAGAGCCGACCCGGCACGACTTCACCGCGGCGGCGGTGATCGCCGAACTCGGCGAGAACCCGCAGCGGCCCGGCCGGTTCGGCCTGACCAACCGGTCCGGGACCGAGTGGACCAGCCGGAAGAGCGACGGCAGCCTGCTCGCCGTCGCGCCCGGCCGCACGGTTCCGCTGCGGGACGGTCTGCTGGTCGACCTCGGCGGCGGTGCCGAGGCGCTGGTACAGGTGGGCTGA
- a CDS encoding TRAFAC clade GTPase domain-containing protein, with the protein MSVPSWLTVQNAGLLLGGIVGLTAALVAVRSGPEFYGALAQAAGRRIGPWQAGRADSRVPLPGGTGEPAHASYWWRQVWVDSVSAVRSGFKAWWRRLAADWLAATAWRLMQSRNKNQLPFKNWLGRKVVRLIGAGIAIGAVVGAALAAVVALVMVLLFAVQLGLATLLVAATAGGLRALEWAWLRVRRIRLRCPYPGCWEAIALPTYQCPGCARQHRALRPGRYGVLRRVCQCGRTLPTSALHGRGGLTASCPHCARGLPAELGAARLVHLPLIGADSAGKTMFLMAVVTALRSAAANSGIEVDFAADADRDRYERAEQQLAAGDWVNKTNEPLPQAFLLRLSRGRSRRLLYLYDPMGESLRRTESLREQRYLAHADGLLLICDVLAQSEVRRTLNGPDESQAQRARPALESPMDTYERLVGEFGAMSPRRRRTPVAVVVTKRDVLDGLGTLPRIRPEEVREWLSENGLRNLVQGLQHDFGGSRYWSVSSQAATGPQAQPAELRQTVEPVLWLLARTGLRTRVRSANSTTKAK; encoded by the coding sequence GTGAGCGTTCCGAGTTGGCTGACCGTGCAGAACGCCGGGCTGCTGCTGGGCGGCATCGTCGGGCTGACCGCGGCCCTGGTCGCGGTGCGTTCAGGGCCGGAGTTCTACGGCGCGCTGGCCCAGGCGGCCGGGCGCCGGATCGGCCCGTGGCAGGCCGGCCGGGCTGACAGCCGGGTGCCGCTGCCCGGCGGCACCGGCGAGCCCGCCCACGCCTCGTACTGGTGGCGGCAGGTCTGGGTGGACAGTGTCAGCGCCGTCCGGAGCGGCTTCAAGGCCTGGTGGCGCAGGCTGGCCGCCGACTGGTTGGCGGCCACGGCCTGGCGGCTGATGCAGTCGCGGAACAAGAACCAGCTCCCGTTCAAGAACTGGCTGGGGCGCAAGGTCGTCCGGCTGATCGGGGCGGGCATCGCGATCGGTGCGGTGGTCGGCGCCGCACTGGCGGCCGTGGTCGCCCTGGTGATGGTGCTGCTCTTCGCCGTCCAGCTCGGGCTGGCCACCCTGCTGGTGGCGGCCACGGCCGGCGGGCTGCGCGCCCTGGAGTGGGCCTGGCTGAGGGTGCGTCGGATCCGGCTGCGCTGCCCCTACCCGGGGTGCTGGGAGGCGATCGCGCTGCCGACGTACCAGTGCCCGGGCTGCGCCCGGCAGCACCGGGCTCTGCGACCGGGCCGGTACGGGGTGCTCCGCCGGGTCTGCCAGTGCGGGCGGACCCTGCCCACCAGCGCGCTGCACGGCCGGGGCGGGCTCACCGCCTCCTGTCCGCACTGCGCTCGCGGGCTGCCGGCCGAGCTGGGCGCCGCCCGGCTGGTGCACCTGCCGTTGATCGGCGCGGACTCGGCGGGCAAGACCATGTTCCTGATGGCCGTGGTCACCGCCTTGCGCTCGGCCGCCGCGAACTCGGGCATCGAGGTCGACTTCGCCGCCGACGCGGACCGTGACCGCTACGAGCGGGCCGAGCAGCAGCTCGCGGCCGGCGACTGGGTGAACAAGACCAACGAGCCGCTCCCACAGGCCTTCCTGCTGCGGCTGTCGCGCGGGCGCAGCCGCCGGCTGCTCTACCTCTACGACCCGATGGGCGAGAGCCTGCGCCGCACCGAGTCGCTGCGCGAACAGCGCTACCTCGCCCACGCGGACGGCCTGCTGCTGATCTGCGACGTGCTGGCCCAGAGCGAGGTCCGGCGGACGCTGAACGGCCCGGATGAGAGCCAGGCGCAGCGTGCCCGGCCGGCCCTGGAGTCGCCGATGGACACCTACGAGCGGCTGGTCGGCGAGTTCGGCGCGATGTCCCCGCGTCGGCGCCGCACGCCGGTGGCGGTGGTGGTGACCAAGCGGGACGTGCTGGACGGGCTGGGCACGCTGCCGCGGATCCGCCCGGAGGAGGTGCGGGAGTGGCTGTCCGAGAACGGGCTGCGCAACCTGGTCCAGGGCCTGCAGCACGACTTCGGCGGCAGCCGGTACTGGTCGGTCAGTTCGCAGGCGGCGACCGGTCCGCAGGCGCAGCCGGCCGAGCTGCGGCAGACCGTGGAGCCGGTGCTCTGGCTGCTCGCGCGGACCGGTCTGCGAACGCGCGTCCGGTCTGCGAACAGCACGACGAAGGCCAAGTGA
- a CDS encoding GTPase-associated protein 1-related protein, with translation MTLRQIHYTSAPPGPDGSGFRFTSVSPELTEETLRLAEPVLGYEPPRDAPGRPTEDELDAFPVALAFTRLPDGSTLLSRTVYTGADYTGRYGNFHAHGVHLPRGAALPIRPIEAWESPSWQSRTPAGPPEPLAELSVGRSFGREVLCGFARQRSAELAPFLADVRALFADPPGPQLVLVEQDAQSVARWIALASGALPGRRAAELTFTTYTRRPYRSKHMVIGIRTDAEFGFTPAELNHQYRVHHGAGGPSSPAGADLWAQVAAEVWLAGQTVLFLRAEQLGAAEVGAAGFGAAEFGTAEFDPGPLAALALQAGVPLAGPALAAAVDWACGHAALLGEEFWEAFVQRLSAHGGAQPGAGVGVERYGRLGAALLAAGRSARVLDPLAVAAARAVAYAPAAPPGREQWALPLSTGARQVLAAELGPDLRAELGQVGTPLDRVLRLLQLAAELQIDAGAAPERLAARLATALVSGDAAALRQVSELLAGPAGAGLRAGVLDRLNDIAREADPWPVAAALAGEPGRRGLPDGWAWADLADHPHLRAARAAGQARRDGGHSGLALLFRLLDLSTVGLAADDPLLLRTLYRLTWPSGRPQAAEARQVLALTSSGAATGAATGAATGYGAVPAAGDVTGMLRQTGLGPALAEVALRSAATEAQAPELAAELLAALPPGELPARDRAALQVLSYAGQVKAGLIELGFTARALALRKAAEPVEPGIAERLAAVLAERLLSGQSGLTGYHGDGVPEVLLYEEITDLAYSGDEAVLAAYRQQAGAGVAQQRLGSGPHYPAACFVAWQSYPGVSRSWDRVRQELLAEVLRPALRALSPNEVGRVELLVARAPYPVPALGSWTEHWQAWWQQGRSGLLGRWLGKGRAGEPAPGGGAKGRAADLAPRSGRAEGGARRDREGDR, from the coding sequence GTGACGCTGCGTCAGATCCACTACACCTCCGCCCCGCCGGGTCCGGACGGCTCGGGGTTCCGGTTCACCTCGGTCAGCCCGGAGCTCACCGAGGAGACGCTCCGACTGGCCGAGCCGGTGCTGGGCTACGAGCCGCCCAGGGACGCGCCGGGGCGGCCCACCGAGGACGAGCTGGACGCCTTCCCGGTGGCCCTCGCCTTCACCCGACTGCCCGACGGCAGCACGCTGCTCAGCCGGACGGTCTACACCGGAGCCGACTACACCGGCCGGTACGGCAACTTCCATGCGCACGGGGTGCACCTGCCGCGCGGTGCGGCGCTGCCGATCCGCCCGATCGAGGCCTGGGAGTCGCCCTCCTGGCAGTCCCGGACCCCGGCCGGGCCGCCGGAGCCGCTGGCCGAGCTGTCCGTCGGCCGGAGCTTCGGGCGCGAGGTGCTCTGCGGCTTCGCGCGGCAGCGGTCCGCCGAGCTGGCACCGTTCCTGGCGGACGTCCGCGCGCTGTTCGCCGATCCGCCCGGGCCGCAGCTGGTCCTGGTGGAGCAGGACGCCCAGTCGGTGGCCCGCTGGATCGCACTGGCCAGCGGGGCGCTGCCCGGGCGCCGCGCGGCGGAGCTGACCTTCACCACCTACACCCGTCGCCCCTACCGCTCCAAGCACATGGTCATCGGGATCCGGACGGATGCCGAGTTCGGCTTCACCCCGGCCGAGCTGAACCACCAGTACCGGGTGCACCACGGCGCCGGCGGGCCGTCCAGCCCGGCCGGTGCGGACCTGTGGGCCCAGGTGGCGGCCGAGGTCTGGCTGGCCGGCCAGACCGTGCTGTTCCTGCGGGCGGAGCAGCTCGGGGCTGCAGAAGTCGGGGCTGCAGGGTTCGGGGCAGCGGAGTTCGGCACGGCGGAGTTCGATCCCGGGCCGCTGGCGGCGCTGGCGCTGCAGGCGGGTGTTCCGCTCGCGGGGCCCGCGCTGGCCGCGGCGGTCGACTGGGCCTGCGGGCACGCGGCCTTGCTGGGCGAGGAGTTCTGGGAGGCCTTCGTCCAGCGGCTGTCGGCCCACGGCGGCGCCCAGCCGGGCGCCGGGGTGGGCGTGGAGCGGTACGGCAGGCTCGGCGCCGCGCTGCTCGCGGCGGGGCGCTCGGCCCGGGTGCTCGACCCGCTCGCCGTCGCGGCCGCCCGGGCGGTGGCCTACGCCCCCGCCGCGCCGCCCGGCCGGGAGCAGTGGGCGCTGCCGCTGAGCACCGGGGCCCGGCAGGTGCTGGCCGCCGAGCTGGGCCCGGACCTGCGGGCGGAGCTCGGCCAGGTCGGCACACCGCTGGACCGGGTGCTGCGGCTGCTGCAGCTCGCGGCCGAGCTGCAGATCGACGCCGGGGCGGCTCCCGAGCGGCTGGCGGCCCGGCTGGCGACGGCGCTGGTCTCCGGGGACGCCGCGGCGCTGCGGCAGGTCTCGGAGCTGCTCGCCGGCCCGGCCGGCGCCGGACTGCGCGCGGGGGTGCTCGACCGGCTGAACGACATCGCCCGGGAGGCCGACCCGTGGCCGGTGGCCGCCGCCCTGGCGGGTGAGCCGGGCCGGCGGGGCCTGCCGGACGGCTGGGCCTGGGCGGACTTGGCGGACCACCCGCACCTGCGGGCCGCCCGGGCGGCCGGACAGGCGCGCCGGGACGGCGGGCACAGTGGGCTCGCACTGCTGTTCCGCCTGCTCGACCTGTCGACGGTGGGCCTGGCGGCCGACGATCCCCTGCTGCTGCGCACGCTCTACCGGCTGACCTGGCCGAGCGGCCGGCCCCAGGCCGCCGAGGCGCGTCAGGTGCTGGCGCTCACCTCGTCCGGAGCCGCGACCGGAGCCGCGACCGGAGCCGCGACCGGGTACGGGGCGGTACCGGCGGCCGGTGACGTCACCGGGATGCTGCGGCAGACCGGGCTCGGCCCGGCGCTGGCCGAGGTGGCCCTGCGGAGCGCCGCCACCGAGGCGCAGGCACCCGAGCTGGCGGCGGAGCTGCTCGCGGCGCTGCCGCCGGGTGAGTTGCCGGCCCGCGACCGAGCCGCCCTGCAGGTGCTCTCGTACGCCGGTCAGGTGAAGGCCGGCCTGATCGAACTCGGCTTCACCGCACGGGCGCTGGCGTTGCGGAAGGCGGCCGAGCCGGTCGAGCCCGGGATCGCCGAGCGGCTCGCGGCGGTGCTGGCCGAGCGGCTGCTCAGCGGCCAGAGCGGACTGACCGGCTATCACGGGGACGGCGTGCCAGAGGTGTTGCTCTACGAGGAGATCACGGACCTGGCGTACAGCGGCGACGAGGCGGTGCTCGCCGCCTACCGGCAGCAGGCCGGCGCCGGGGTGGCCCAGCAGCGGCTGGGTTCCGGACCGCACTACCCGGCCGCCTGCTTCGTCGCCTGGCAGTCCTACCCGGGCGTCTCGCGCAGCTGGGACCGGGTGCGCCAGGAGCTGCTGGCCGAGGTGCTGCGGCCCGCGCTGCGTGCGCTGTCGCCGAACGAGGTGGGCCGGGTCGAGCTGCTGGTGGCGCGGGCGCCCTACCCGGTGCCGGCACTCGGCTCCTGGACGGAGCACTGGCAGGCCTGGTGGCAGCAGGGCCGGTCGGGGCTGCTCGGGCGGTGGCTCGGCAAGGGGCGGGCCGGCGAACCGGCGCCGGGTGGCGGCGCCAAGGGGCGCGCCGCCGACCTGGCACCGCGGTCCGGCCGGGCCGAGGGCGGCGCCCGCCGCGACCGGGAGGGGGACCGGTGA
- a CDS encoding vWA domain-containing protein — MATRPVHFFWILDCSYSMDYNGKLGALNYAIREALPEMESVAQDNPSADLLVRVLTFSSTARWLQPNATPIHDFRWQDVKTDGTTNLGEALKLVARELDIPPMPSRALKPVLALVSDGQPTDDWRAGLRAIDATPWGKRAVRVAIAIGEDADRAQLKEFLGNPELEPLDANSPKALAAAIRWASTVAIKAASAPVANADAGTGAGYGPYAPPTVAADDDDDNVW; from the coding sequence ATGGCGACCCGACCGGTCCACTTCTTCTGGATCCTGGACTGCTCGTACTCCATGGACTACAACGGCAAGCTGGGGGCGTTGAACTACGCCATCCGGGAGGCGCTGCCGGAGATGGAGTCGGTGGCCCAGGACAATCCGTCCGCGGACCTGCTGGTCCGAGTGCTGACCTTCTCCTCCACCGCCCGCTGGCTGCAGCCCAACGCCACGCCGATCCACGACTTCCGCTGGCAGGACGTCAAGACGGACGGCACCACCAACCTGGGCGAGGCGCTCAAGCTGGTCGCGCGTGAGCTGGACATCCCGCCGATGCCCTCGCGGGCGCTCAAGCCGGTGCTGGCACTGGTGTCGGACGGCCAGCCGACCGACGACTGGCGGGCCGGGCTGCGGGCGATCGACGCCACGCCGTGGGGCAAGCGGGCGGTCCGGGTGGCCATCGCGATCGGTGAGGACGCCGACCGGGCCCAGCTGAAGGAGTTCCTCGGCAACCCCGAGCTGGAGCCGCTGGACGCCAACAGCCCCAAGGCGCTGGCCGCGGCGATCCGTTGGGCCTCCACGGTGGCCATCAAGGCGGCCTCCGCGCCGGTGGCCAACGCGGACGCCGGCACCGGCGCCGGCTACGGACCGTACGCGCCGCCGACGGTGGCAGCGGACGACGATGACGACAATGTCTGGTGA